CTTGAACTGATGTCGTTCGACGTTGCTCCGCAGCAGGACATGTACACCAGGCAGGGTGTCGCCGTCACCGTGGAGGCTGTGGCACAGATCAAAGTACGTAGCGATCAGCAGTCGATCCTTACAGCCGCGGAGCAGTTTCTAACCAAAACACCCGCACAGCGCGAAGGCCTGATCCGCCTGGTGATGGAAGGTCATCTGCGTGGCATCATCGGTCAGCTGACGGTAGAGCAGATCGTGAAAGAGCCGGAGATGGTTGCCGACCGCATGCGCTCTACCTGCGCTGAGGACATGAGCAAGATGGGTCTGGAAGTCGTCTCGTTCACCATCAAGGAGGTGCGTGACAAGAACGAATACATCACGAATATGGGCCGCCCGGACGTTGCCCGTATTCGCCGCGACGCGGAGATTGCCGCAGCCGAGGCCGAGCGCGATACCGCCATCAAGCGTGCCAATGCCTTACGGGAAGCCGCCATTGCCAAGGCCGCTGCCGACCAGGAGCGTGTGATCGCCGAGACCGCCTCGATGGCCAAACAGGCCGAGGCGCAACGCGACCTCGACATCCAGAAGGCGCAGTTCACCGAGCAGAGCCGCCGCCAGGAAGCCCAGGCCGACAAAGCCTATGAGCTGCAGACCAATGTCATGCAGCAGCAGGTGATCGCCGAGCAGGTGAAGGTACAGCAGGTGGAGAAGGAGCAGCAGGTCAAGGTGCAGGAGGCTGAGATCCTGCGTCACGAGAAAGAGCTGATCGCGACGGTGCTCAAGCAGTCTGAGATCGAACGGAAGCGCATCGAGAACCTCGCTGCCGCTGAACGTGCTCGTCTGGTTGCTGAGGCCGAAGGCCGTGCCTCTGCGATTCGTGCTCAGGGTGAAGCCGAGGCTGCCATCATCTTCCAGAAGGGTGAAGCGGAAGCGAAGGCCATGAACGTGAAGGCCGAGGCCTACCAGGAGTGGACGCAGGCCGCCGTTGTCGACCGCCTGATCTCGAATATGGCTGAGGTGGTTCGCGCCATGAGCGAGCCGCTCTCGAAGGTGGACAAGATCACCATCGTCTCCACCGGCGATGGCAACAA
This genomic window from Terriglobus albidus contains:
- a CDS encoding flotillin family protein, whose amino-acid sequence is MPDSVFIIVGLIAVSTLVLLVLLAKMFRKAGPNEALIVYGFRGPRVIKGHGSVIFPLVESCRELSLELMSFDVAPQQDMYTRQGVAVTVEAVAQIKVRSDQQSILTAAEQFLTKTPAQREGLIRLVMEGHLRGIIGQLTVEQIVKEPEMVADRMRSTCAEDMSKMGLEVVSFTIKEVRDKNEYITNMGRPDVARIRRDAEIAAAEAERDTAIKRANALREAAIAKAAADQERVIAETASMAKQAEAQRDLDIQKAQFTEQSRRQEAQADKAYELQTNVMQQQVIAEQVKVQQVEKEQQVKVQEAEILRHEKELIATVLKQSEIERKRIENLAAAERARLVAEAEGRASAIRAQGEAEAAIIFQKGEAEAKAMNVKAEAYQEWTQAAVVDRLISNMAEVVRAMSEPLSKVDKITIVSTGDGNNVGANKLTGEMTKIASQVPALFEALSGMNLNDLMSNVKQMKPRDNSQGNSHV